The following DNA comes from Sorex araneus isolate mSorAra2 chromosome 5, mSorAra2.pri, whole genome shotgun sequence.
cattcctttttctGTCCTCTTATACTGAAGGTAATAATCAGGCGGTGCAGCCCTCTGTGATCTTCCAattttctgggtttgttttctattttacatCTGGCCTTCTTgttctattttctgatttttttcccaccATATCTCCTAGCACATCTACTGAGTTATTTTTGATTTTCCTACTGTTCTAAGGctcatttaaaaagttatttcatagttattttttaagttcCTTTGGTTTCAGGAGTTCTATGTTCCTtgcattatttccagttttccctccattttcttttgttttggtcttcAGCTAACATTACTGAAGTCTAATGATCTTCGGTTATCACTTTATCCCGATTTCAAGTGACTGAAAAGCCCTGTGGATTTGAATGACCAAGGCTTATGGTCTCTGGGTTCCACTGAAACAAAGGCGTAGAAGCCTTTTCCCCGTTGTTAATTTTTCTGTAGGTACAATCCTAATGGTCTGACTAGGTTGCTGGGACTCACGTGATTCAGAGAACTGACATTCTCTCCTGTTTTCAGAGCAGCAGGTACTACCCCAACAATCACACTTACATGGCCTGGAGAAAATTCTGAAGATGCAAATTTTTCAAGGATGCAGCTAGACAGCTAAGACAAAgatgcacacacagtcatacaaGCACGCACACCAACAGAACAAATCGCTAGTCTTTCACTAGAGATAGTTGCCTGGTTACAAAAAAAGAGGACAAAAATAAACTCTTAAATAATCCGACTGTTCAACTTCATTCCTTATGTCTAAACTTCAGGGCACAAAGGAAAAGATTGTTACTGTCAACAagcaactgtcatcccgttgctcatcgatttgctcgagtgcgcaccaggaacgtctccattgtgagacttgctgttactgttttttggcatattgaatacgccactgggtagcttgccagaccctgccgtgtgggcgagatactctagtgACCTTTACTGTGATAATAAAATGTTACCAGACTGTAAGTTTATTTTAAGTTAGAAAGATTCCTAAGAAGtttacagtgggtaaagtgcatAAAAATACTGCTCcgggaaacagaaaaaaaatactttaatccATCAGGAGTCAATATCAAAAGCATAAATACACTAAAATAATCCTTTCCTATTATGTGttcagaaatgttttgtttgCTCTTAACTGAAACTTGGTTGTGCAAGATAAAGGAAACACATTCCCTACAGAGTAATGTCTACTTAAAACAAATCTCCAGGTATGATCTTATTGAGATATAGATTAGCTGGAGATAAACTGGAGGGAGACTGATATAAAATACTTATGTTGCAACTACAGATACTGAAACGGATCTGTAGCAGTGTAGGCCAGGTTTAAAGCTGCATTCCTcctccaaaagaaaacagaaactattAAAGGTGCAATAGATACCAGTAACCAgtacaccagtaacatctctagtgtgagactttctgttactgtttttggcatatcaaatatgccaccggtagcctgccaggctctctgaggggggggaggaagtgaacccgggttggccacgtgaaaagcaaacgccctacctgctgtgctatcattccagcccacaatatatatgcacaatatatTAATCTCACACATTTAGTACGCATGCTAGGAGATAAATCCATAATTTCACTATTTTTGGGATCTTGTCAAACTAATCTAAAATTTAATGTCTGAGTGATAAGAAAGGTATTACTGGGGTTTGTTaacctcccactttttttttttttttttttgctttttgggtcacgcctggccaggctcaggggttactcctggctctgcactcaggaattactcctggggatgctcaggggaccatatgggataccggggatagaatctgggttggctatgtgcaaggcaaacgccccacccggtgtgctatcgctccggtccctaaCCTCCCACTTTTAATATAATGGCTGTTTGGAGGATGGGTAGCAATCTGTTTAGGGGCAGTGGCCTACTTCtccccctaaaacaaacaaaattagatTATTTTAGTAGAGTCCACTTAAATAGAGTGGAAGGAGTAGGGGCATAGGAGACCTGAATGTGGAGAACACGCAACAGGAGTTCCTTATACAGTACAGGAACTTTTGACTAATTCCCCCACAGGAAGTCACCATCTTACTCACAGGGGTATCAAAGTGAAATGTTCAAAATGCAGGTTTTCTATAGAGGGGTTATGTGATGGACTATTTTTAATACTTGGTAAtactttgtgttttttctttattcctttcagtgctggaaattgaacacgGATGCCCATACATGCCAGTGCTCtactgctctctccctccctacctgtCTTGCTAGCAATCTAGCTGGTTAAGATGGGGCATAGTTTGGCTGAGGGAAGCAGTAGTTTTAACTGTAGACTTAACACTTCTTTCTAAATTAGGAACATGAGAGGTACGAGAGGTGGATCACTACAGTAATTTAGTAAGTAGTCTGTTAACTGCCTTTTGGAAGTCAGTGTAAGAGTAAGTAGTATTCATGGGTTCAATGCGAGTTGCTTCCTTAACTGTTTTAGTTAACCAGTCACAGCAACAACCAGAGACACAATTACCTGGGATCTGTTTTAGAAATTCAGGCATGGGTCTAGCCCTGCTCAATGTTCTGTTTAACTGTTTTGTGGCAAATTGTAGTGCACTGTTTAGAGATACATGTTCTCTAGAAAGCCAACTAGGACTGGTAAGGAGCTTTTGAAAAGGTGGGACACCACAAGAAGCCAAAGGGGGCCATTCTGGAGCTGATTCAAATTTGGGAAGACAACTGGAGCAATAGGAAAG
Coding sequences within:
- the DCAF16 gene encoding LOW QUALITY PROTEIN: DDB1- and CUL4-associated factor 16 (The sequence of the model RefSeq protein was modified relative to this genomic sequence to represent the inferred CDS: inserted 3 bases in 2 codons; substituted 1 base at 1 genomic stop codon), giving the protein MGSSPGHLTELDSXEEENIYLFQGXYSSEEEKDPWGPELLIHLKSLAWQIKSFLKYNXWRPLSPNSWLYHAELLDPSTPVCTLREIALRLSYCSSCLPKFESAPEWPPLASCGVPPFQKLLTSPSWLSREHVSLNSALQFATKQLNRTLSRARPMPEFLKQIPGNCVSGCCCDWLTKTVKEATRIEPMNTTYSYTDFQKAVNRLLTKLL